ACCCGGCGGAACACCATCGGCATCCTCCTCGGCATCGAGCTCATGCTCAATGCCGTCAACATCAACCTGGTCGCCTTCGCGCGCTTCAACGCGGACGTGGTGGGGATGATCTTCACCGTCTTCACCATCTGCATCACGGTGGCGGAGGTCGCGCTCGGGCTCGCCATCACCATCCTGATCTTCCGGATCCGCCGCACCGTGGTAGCCGATCACCTGGACTTGCTCAAAGGATGAGGCCACCCTCATGAGCAATCCGGCCATCCTCGCCCTGACCGCCCTGCTGTTGCCCGCGGTGGCCTTTCTCGTCCTCGCCGTGGTGGCGCCCCTTCGCCGCCGCGGGCGCGCCGCCGGATATCTGTCGATCATCTTATCCGCCGCGGCCCTGGTCGCCGCCGTCGCCGCCTGGCGGGTGAGCGCGGCCGGCGGGTTTTCGGAACGGCTGTTCAGCTGGATCCCCGCCGAGGCGGGCCCGCTCGCCGTGGTCGGCGTGCTGGCCGACGGCGACTCCACGCTGATGCTCATCCTGGTGGCCCTGATCTCTTTCCTGGTCCAGGTCTACTCGCTGGGCTATCTCTCCGACGAAACGCTGCCCTCGCTGGGCCGGTACTACACCTACCAGTCGCTGTTCGCCTTCTCGATGATGGGCCTCGTGCTCGCGCCGAACTTCGTCCAGCTCTTCATCTGCTGGGAGCTCGTGGGGCTCTGCTCCTATCTGCTGATCGGCTACTGGTACACGCGGCCCGAGGCCGCCCGCGCCGCCGTCAAGGCCTTCTGGATCACCAAGGCCGGCGACACGGGCATGCTCGTGGGCATCGTGCTCCTCTGGTACCAGACGGGCACCTTCGACTTCCTCCAGCTCCTCCAGCTCGCGGATACGGGGCTCATCCCGCTCGAGGGCCTCGGCGTCATCACCTTCTGCATCTATCTGGGCGCGGCCGGCAAGTCGGCCCAGTTCCCGTTCCACGTGTGGCTGCCCGATGCCATGGAGGGTCCCACGCCCGTCTCGGCCCTCATCCACGCCGCGACCATGGTCACGGCCGGCGTCTATCTGCTCACCCGCATGGTGTGGCTCTTCAGGCTCACACCGGATGTCATGGAGATCATGGCCTGGAACGGCGCCTTCACCGCGCTTCTGGCCGCGGTGCTCGCGTGCGTCCAGACGGACATCAAGCGCGTGCTCGCCTACTCCACGGTCTCCCAGCTCGGCTACATGATGACGGCCATCGGCGCGGGCTTTGCCTCGGCGGGCTTCCTGCACCTCCTTACTCACGGCATCTTCAAGGCGCTTCTCTTCCTCGGCGCCGGCGCCGTCATTCACGCCGTGGCCACCAATGACATCTTCCAGATGGGCGGGCTGGGGCGGAAGATGCCGCAGACGACCATCGTCTTCGTCGTGGGCGCCCTCTCTCTGGCCGGCATCCCGTTCTTCGGCGGCTTCTTCTCCAAGGAGGAGATCCTCGGCGCCACCCTGGCCGGCGGCTTTCCCGGCGCCTTCGCCGTGCTCCTCTTCACGGCCTTCCTCACCGCTTTCTACATGTTCCGCGTGATCTTCATCGCCTTCGCGGGGGCGCCCGCGCCTGCGTATGGCTTTGCTGAGAGCCACGTCCACGACGCGCCGCCGTTCATGGCCCTGCCGCTCTGGATCCTCGCCGTGCTGGCGGTGGGCGTGGGCATCTTCCTCCCCTTCGTGCACTGGGAGTCCGAGTTCGAGGCGCATCACTGGATCACCTACGCGGCCATCACGGTCGCGGTGCTGGGCATCGCCCTCGCGTATCTCGTCTACCAGCGGCGCGCCATCAGCGCCGATGCGCTCGGAAGAATCTTTACGCCTATCCGCGTGGCCGCCCTCCACCGCTTCTGGCTCGATGACCTGTTTGCCGGGATCTATCGCGGCATCATGCTCCGTCTCTCTCGCGCGGTCGGATGGGTGGATCGCTATCTCGTGGACGGCGTGCTCAATGTGCTCTCGGCCTGGACCATCATGGCCGGCGACCGTCTCCGGCGCATCCAGACCGGCCAGCCACAGGACTATGTCTACGGCGTCGCTCTCGGAGTCATCGCCCTCCTCGTCTGGATGCAGTGGCCGCGCTGATGCGGGTCCCCGTCCTCTCCATCATCACGTGGGCGCCCTTCATCGGCGCCGTGCTCATCATGTTCCTCGCGCGCCACCGGCCGCTGCTCGTCCGCTGGCTGGCCCTGCTCTCCACCGGCACCTCGTTCGTGCTCTCCCTGGGCATCTACTGGGCCTTCGATCGCTCACCGGCCGACGCGCAGTTCTTCCAGTTCTACGAGGAGCTGCCTCTGGTCCCGCCGCTCGGCATCAACTACCA
The sequence above is a segment of the Candidatus Methylomirabilota bacterium genome. Coding sequences within it:
- the nuoK gene encoding NADH-quinone oxidoreductase subunit NuoK, which codes for MGLGAYLTLAALLFAIGLFGVITRRNTIGILLGIELMLNAVNINLVAFARFNADVVGMIFTVFTICITVAEVALGLAITILIFRIRRTVVADHLDLLKG
- the nuoL gene encoding NADH-quinone oxidoreductase subunit L; translated protein: MSNPAILALTALLLPAVAFLVLAVVAPLRRRGRAAGYLSIILSAAALVAAVAAWRVSAAGGFSERLFSWIPAEAGPLAVVGVLADGDSTLMLILVALISFLVQVYSLGYLSDETLPSLGRYYTYQSLFAFSMMGLVLAPNFVQLFICWELVGLCSYLLIGYWYTRPEAARAAVKAFWITKAGDTGMLVGIVLLWYQTGTFDFLQLLQLADTGLIPLEGLGVITFCIYLGAAGKSAQFPFHVWLPDAMEGPTPVSALIHAATMVTAGVYLLTRMVWLFRLTPDVMEIMAWNGAFTALLAAVLACVQTDIKRVLAYSTVSQLGYMMTAIGAGFASAGFLHLLTHGIFKALLFLGAGAVIHAVATNDIFQMGGLGRKMPQTTIVFVVGALSLAGIPFFGGFFSKEEILGATLAGGFPGAFAVLLFTAFLTAFYMFRVIFIAFAGAPAPAYGFAESHVHDAPPFMALPLWILAVLAVGVGIFLPFVHWESEFEAHHWITYAAITVAVLGIALAYLVYQRRAISADALGRIFTPIRVAALHRFWLDDLFAGIYRGIMLRLSRAVGWVDRYLVDGVLNVLSAWTIMAGDRLRRIQTGQPQDYVYGVALGVIALLVWMQWPR